Proteins from a single region of Callithrix jacchus isolate 240 chromosome 12, calJac240_pri, whole genome shotgun sequence:
- the LOC128929351 gene encoding uncharacterized protein LOC128929351, with product MGESRERGREAGVGVRACSFPHRGPARSAAGAAGVGREAVAPALASGTLTAGRFALLGVAVAAVVASPEALVFHHRGHGRREGPLRPATPLGPGAELREARGPVEGGVKSEAGVGARGGRGEERGRAQGPVGGDGGRAPKPRVWASASHSCALSAPFHRFDYSQSFPRLALIWNKSKACGMHRKKQNMLWTEG from the exons ATGGGGGAGAGtcgagagagaggaagggaagcgGGGGTCGGGGTGCGAGCCTGCTCTTTCCCCCACCGAGGGCCTGCCCGAAGCGCGGCGGGCGCGGCAGGGGTTGGGCGCGAGGCGGTCGCGCCAGCCCTGGCGTCGGGGACACTCACCGCAGGACGCTTTGCCCTCCTTGGAGTCGCAGTAGCCGCAGTGGTAGCCAGCCCTGAGGCCCTTGTATTCCACCACCGAGGCCATGGCCGCCGCGAGGGTCCTCTTCGGCCGGCCACGCCTCTCGGCCCCGGGGCCGAACTCCGCGAAGCGCGGGGGCCCGTGGAGGGAGGGGTGAAGAGCGAGGCCGGCGTGGGGGCCCGTGGAGGGAGGGGTGAAGAGCGAGGCCGGGCGCAGGGACCCGTGGGCGGGGATGGTGGTCGTGCCCCCAAGCCCCGCGTTTGGGCCAGTGCTTCCCACAGCTGTGCGTTATCAGCCCCATttcacag ATTTGACTATTCCCAGTCCTTTCCCAGACTGGCTCTCATTTGGAACAAAAGCAAGGCCTGTGGAATGCATCGGAAAAAGCAGAATATGCTCTGGACGGAAGGTTGA